A stretch of DNA from Limnohabitans sp. MORI2:
CGACTGCGCTGCGAAGGTGAGTTGGTTCAAACCGTTGCGGCGGGCGGCTTCCATCACCATCATCACCGATTGGTGGCTGGCTTGTGCATCCGCACTGATGATGATCATGGGACTTTCAATGCTTTGGGTGGCTTGTGCCAACGCTTGGATTAAGCCTTGCACATCACGCGTGTTCACCAAGTTGCGGTTCACGCTGAATGCACCTTCGCTGCTGATGGACACAATCACCTCATGCGGGTATTCTTTAGGCGCTGCTGCATCCGCCACGGGCAAGTTCAGCTGCATTTCTGTGAACTTGCTGTAGGTGGTGGAGAGCATCAAAAATATCACAACCACCAACAAAATGTCGATGAACGGGATCAGGTTGATCTCGGGTTCTGGGCTCTTGTCGCGATGAAATTTCATGGCTTATTTGGCCGCCTGTTATTTCAAACGTGCGCGCATAGCGAGCAAGTGACGTGCAAAACGCTCGGCATCGAGCTCTAAGCCCAGCACATATGCATCCACGCGACCGCGCAGGTAGCGCCAAAACATCAAGGCTGGAATGGCGATGATCAAACCAAATGCCGTGTTGTACAGCGCTATTGAAATACCTTGCGCCAGTTGCACCGGGTTGCTGGTGCCAGGGGCTTGCGAGCCAAAAATGTCAATCATGCCAATCACCGTGCCCAGCAAACCTAGCAACGGGGCGGCTGAAGCGATGGTGGCCAAGGCCACCAAGTACTTTTCTAATTCGTGCGCCGCTTTACGGCCAGCAGACTCCATGCTTGAACGCAGGTCTTCAGCGCTGATGAGCGGCTCATCCTTCATGGCATGCAGGCCTGACGCCAGTACACGGCCCAACACCGAGTTGTGGTGGAGTTGCTGCATGGCCTCCTCAGAGGGGAGATTGTTCTGCGAGGCTTTGAGTGCTTGGTCCAACAAGCCCTCGGGTGCCACCAAGTGTGGACGCAGGCTCATCAACCGCTCGATGACCAACGCCAAAGCCAAAATCGAGCAAATCAACAAAGGCCAAATCGGCCAACCTGCCGCTTGTATGATGGTGAACAAAGCCAACACTCCCGAGAATTTTTGTGAAGCCAATTATGGCTCAGCCACCCATCCACATCATCTGTGGATAACTTTGGGGATAAGCTTTGTTCCCACCCTCCAGATCCCGCATGAATCGGGCGATTGAACAAATTGACCGAAAATTGAGCGCAAAAAAACTTATATAAATCAATAACTTGCTACGTGGATTCGTGATTTTGTTGATTTGTTGTTTAATTTAATAGAGAAATATTTTTTGTGGATGAGTCGTCAATGACAAGCCCTGAATCGCTAGGTTTGACGCCCCGTATATGGGCAGTTGGTGCGCTATGCCGCGCCATTGCTGATAGTTTGGATGCGCGTTTTAACCCTGTCGCCGTTCGGGGGGAGATTTCTGGCTTCACGCGGGCGGCCAGCGGTCATTGCTACTTCACCCTCAAGGACGCAAGCGGGCAGTTGCGTTGTGCCATGTTCAAGCGCGCTGCGCAAATGCTTGACTTTCGCCCTGTGGACGGCGAACTCGTCGAAATCAAGGGCCGTTTAGGTGTATATGAGCCGCGTGGCGAACTGCAAATGGTGGTCGAACACATGCGCCGTGCAGGGCAGGGTGCGTGGTTTGAGCAGTTCCTCCAACTCAAAGCCAAGCTCGAAGCCGAAGGCCTGTTTGATGCCGAGCGCAAGCGCCCCATCAAAACCATGCCGCGTGGCATTGGCGTGGTCACCTCACTCGGTGCTGCTGCCTTGCACGACGTAGCCACAGCCTTGCAGCGCCGTGTGCCGCACATTCCCGTGGTACTCGCGCCGTCCCTGGTGCAAGGGCCAGATGCGCCCCCCACCTTGGTTCAAGCCTTACAGCAACTCAGCCAGCAGTCCGACATTGACGTGATCTTGTTGGTCCGTGGCGGCGGTTCGATGGAAGACCTGTGGGCTTTCAACGACGAAAACCTCGCCCGCGCCATCGTCCACAGTCCCGTGCCCATCATCAGTGGCGTGGGCCATGAAACCGACTTCACCATTGCCGATTTCTGCGCCGATCTGCGCGCCCCCACGCCCACCGCCGCCGCCGAAATGTGCGCCGTGCCGCAAGCTGAACTGTTGTCCAACCTTCAGTTGTGGGGCAGCGCCTTGCAAACCATCGCACACCGCCAGCTCGACACCCAAGAGCAACGCCTAGACCGAGCCCAAGCTCGCTTGGGGCGCCCATCTGAAGGGCTTAATACCGAAAAAATGCAGCTCTTGCGCCTGCAGCAGCGCTTGGGCCAAGCCATGCAAAATCGCACCCAGCGCTGTCACAACGAGTTGGCCAACTTGGCCAGTGGCTTGGCCCGTGGTGTGCAACAAACCCCAGCCACGGCCCGCGAACGGTTGCACCGTGCTGAACTGCGCTTACAGCTGCTCGACCCTCAACTTGTGCTGCAGCGCGGCTTCGCGTGGCTCAGCAATGCCGATGGGCAAGCGGTCACATCAGTGGCGCAAACGCAGGCAGGCCAAGACCTGCAAGCAACCCTTGCCGATGGTGTGGTTGATTTGCGGGTTAAGCCAAGCCATCACATTTAGTTTCTACAATCACGCCACTTTTTCAAAAACCACCACAGAGGACCACATGGAACACACCTTGCCCGCATTGCCTTATGCCATCGACGCTTTGGCCCCTCACTACTCCAAAGAAACCTTGGAGTTCCACCACGGCAAGCACCACAACGCCTACGTTGTGAACCTCAACAACCTGCAAAAAGGCACTGAGTTCGAAGGCATGGCCCTCGAAGAAATCGTCAAGAAGTCCAGCGGTGGCATCTACAACAACGCCGCCCAAATCTGGAACCACACCTTCTTCTGGAACTGCATGAAGCCCCAAGGCGGCGGCGAGCCCACAGGCGCTTTGGCTGCAGCCATCAACGCCAAATTCGGCAGCTACGCTTCGTTCAAAGAAGCCTTCGTCAAAAGCGCCGTGGGCAACTTTGGTTCGGGCTGGACATGGTTGGTTAAAAAGGCCGACGG
This window harbors:
- a CDS encoding biopolymer transporter ExbD, with amino-acid sequence MKFHRDKSPEPEINLIPFIDILLVVVIFLMLSTTYSKFTEMQLNLPVADAAAPKEYPHEVIVSISSEGAFSVNRNLVNTRDVQGLIQALAQATQSIESPMIIISADAQASHQSVMMVMEAARRNGLNQLTFAAQSSGGKAD
- a CDS encoding MotA/TolQ/ExbB proton channel family protein; protein product: MFTIIQAAGWPIWPLLICSILALALVIERLMSLRPHLVAPEGLLDQALKASQNNLPSEEAMQQLHHNSVLGRVLASGLHAMKDEPLISAEDLRSSMESAGRKAAHELEKYLVALATIASAAPLLGLLGTVIGMIDIFGSQAPGTSNPVQLAQGISIALYNTAFGLIIAIPALMFWRYLRGRVDAYVLGLELDAERFARHLLAMRARLK
- the xseA gene encoding exodeoxyribonuclease VII large subunit encodes the protein MTSPESLGLTPRIWAVGALCRAIADSLDARFNPVAVRGEISGFTRAASGHCYFTLKDASGQLRCAMFKRAAQMLDFRPVDGELVEIKGRLGVYEPRGELQMVVEHMRRAGQGAWFEQFLQLKAKLEAEGLFDAERKRPIKTMPRGIGVVTSLGAAALHDVATALQRRVPHIPVVLAPSLVQGPDAPPTLVQALQQLSQQSDIDVILLVRGGGSMEDLWAFNDENLARAIVHSPVPIISGVGHETDFTIADFCADLRAPTPTAAAEMCAVPQAELLSNLQLWGSALQTIAHRQLDTQEQRLDRAQARLGRPSEGLNTEKMQLLRLQQRLGQAMQNRTQRCHNELANLASGLARGVQQTPATARERLHRAELRLQLLDPQLVLQRGFAWLSNADGQAVTSVAQTQAGQDLQATLADGVVDLRVKPSHHI
- a CDS encoding Fe-Mn family superoxide dismutase, with amino-acid sequence MEHTLPALPYAIDALAPHYSKETLEFHHGKHHNAYVVNLNNLQKGTEFEGMALEEIVKKSSGGIYNNAAQIWNHTFFWNCMKPQGGGEPTGALAAAINAKFGSYASFKEAFVKSAVGNFGSGWTWLVKKADGSVDIVNMGAAGTPLTTGDKALLTVDVWEHAYYIDYRNLRPKFVETFLDHLVNWSFAESNFA